Proteins encoded within one genomic window of Nitrospina gracilis 3/211:
- a CDS encoding c-type cytochrome, whose product MRDFRQILLILTVTALPLFGLACGKGAPAGGVGPGVGVVQGDLVGMQTRWVASAYFDRAMDTTGSRFRVVSMTRLVERFGDAATDAVLLDCFDDYQGLLPVADIREHDLQLALELDIDPQFKRPGWLQPMLVIVPNGQDAPKQERFMTANIRALRFVKLADYYAPIANKLPQDEKVQAGFSFFTDNCLFCHALEGVGGNKGARLLSAFDYRKKSDRTKFEAAFKAFHSPDNPDKQNMEQFVSGGELENVAAFLAALQ is encoded by the coding sequence ATGCGCGATTTCCGCCAAATTCTTTTAATACTGACCGTTACCGCGCTTCCCCTGTTCGGGCTGGCCTGTGGAAAAGGCGCCCCGGCGGGCGGGGTGGGGCCGGGCGTCGGGGTGGTGCAGGGCGACCTCGTGGGCATGCAGACGCGCTGGGTGGCGAGCGCCTACTTCGACCGGGCAATGGACACCACCGGCTCGCGCTTCCGCGTGGTGTCGATGACACGGCTGGTCGAACGCTTCGGCGACGCGGCCACCGATGCGGTTCTGCTCGACTGTTTCGACGACTACCAGGGCCTGCTTCCAGTAGCGGACATCCGCGAGCACGACCTGCAATTGGCGCTGGAGCTGGATATCGATCCGCAATTCAAACGGCCCGGCTGGTTGCAACCGATGCTGGTGATCGTGCCCAACGGGCAGGACGCGCCGAAGCAGGAACGGTTCATGACGGCCAACATCCGCGCGCTCCGGTTTGTGAAGCTGGCCGATTACTACGCGCCGATCGCCAACAAACTGCCGCAGGATGAAAAAGTGCAGGCGGGGTTTTCGTTTTTCACAGACAACTGCCTGTTCTGTCATGCGCTGGAAGGGGTGGGCGGCAACAAGGGCGCGCGCCTGTTGAGCGCGTTCGACTATCGGAAAAAGTCCGACCGCACAAAATTTGAAGCCGCGTTCAAAGCATTCCATTCTCCGGACAATCCGGACAAACAGAACATGGAGCAGTTCGTGAGCGGAGGCGAACTGGAAAACGTGGCGGCGTTCCTCGCCGCGTTGCAGTGA
- a CDS encoding SDR family oxidoreductase, with protein sequence MVSNLLIVGGTGTLGRPVAHKFLKEGCAVRVFTRNLERAREVLGDGFDLRQGDVEDPATVDRALQGCDGVHINLQGGNTDRQLEAIEYGGTLNILKSAEKAGVKRLSTISYAVDLDNYPHIPYAAIKRRVENAIAECSIPHTIFRATHFMESLPLYFRDHTPCLIGDQPHHYHWVAAEDYARMIFNAYQLEEAIGRQFDIFGPEAMTMEEALLRYCTAMHGKAEIARIPIWAMKVMGYLLFDRRIRFVAELMEFLGQAGENGNPIEANRLLGAPTITLEQWCEKRKAERRGELVEG encoded by the coding sequence ATGGTTTCCAACCTCCTCATCGTCGGCGGAACGGGAACGCTCGGCCGCCCGGTTGCACATAAATTCCTGAAAGAAGGATGCGCCGTCCGCGTCTTCACCCGCAATCTGGAACGAGCACGCGAGGTGCTGGGGGACGGGTTCGACCTGCGCCAGGGCGACGTGGAAGACCCGGCAACGGTCGACCGCGCTCTGCAAGGGTGTGACGGGGTCCACATCAATCTCCAGGGCGGCAACACGGACCGCCAGTTGGAAGCCATCGAGTACGGCGGCACGCTGAACATACTGAAATCCGCCGAAAAAGCCGGAGTGAAGCGGCTGTCCACCATCTCCTACGCGGTGGACCTGGATAACTACCCGCACATCCCCTACGCGGCGATCAAGCGTCGTGTGGAAAACGCTATAGCGGAATGCTCCATCCCGCACACCATCTTTCGCGCCACCCACTTCATGGAATCCCTGCCGTTGTACTTTCGCGATCACACCCCGTGCCTCATCGGTGATCAGCCGCACCACTATCACTGGGTGGCGGCGGAGGATTACGCCCGCATGATATTCAACGCGTACCAGCTGGAGGAAGCGATTGGGCGGCAGTTTGACATTTTTGGCCCGGAGGCGATGACCATGGAGGAAGCGCTCCTGCGCTACTGCACCGCCATGCACGGCAAGGCGGAAATAGCCCGCATCCCCATCTGGGCGATGAAGGTCATGGGCTATCTGCTGTTCGACCGGAGGATCCGCTTCGTCGCGGAGTTGATGGAGTTTTTGGGCCAGGCCGGGGAAAATGGCAACCCCATCGAGGCCAACCGGTTGCTCGGCGCCCCCACCATTACCCTGGAACAATGGTGCGAAAAACGAAAGGCCGAACGGCGTGGGGAATTGGTGGAAGGATGA
- the cysK gene encoding cysteine synthase A, producing MLEKFKIRSENTLDLIGGTPLVKLNRVVPANGAAIWAKVESNNPGGSVKDRIALAMIEDAEKKGLIQPGATIVEPTSGNTGIGLSLVGAFKGYNVMLVMSENMSTERRLLLESFGATLELSRAEFGMQGTIERAEELVAEHPDYFMPQQFNNPANPEIHRQTTGPEIISAMEGDKVDAFIAGIGTGGTITGAGEALKAHYSDTKVIGVEPATSAVLSGRAAGPHKIQGIGAGFKPKVLNLDIVDDIRPISDDDAFRYVQRLAKEEGLLTGISSGAALCAAYQVAENLGPDQNVVVILPDTGERYFSFYQYF from the coding sequence ATGCTGGAAAAATTCAAGATCAGGTCAGAAAATACGCTGGATTTGATAGGCGGCACGCCCCTCGTTAAGCTCAACCGCGTGGTGCCCGCCAACGGCGCGGCCATATGGGCCAAGGTGGAGTCGAACAATCCCGGCGGCAGTGTGAAAGACCGCATTGCGCTGGCGATGATCGAAGACGCGGAAAAGAAAGGGCTCATTCAGCCCGGCGCGACGATCGTCGAACCCACCAGCGGCAACACGGGTATCGGCCTGTCGCTGGTCGGCGCGTTCAAGGGCTACAACGTCATGCTGGTCATGTCCGAGAACATGAGCACCGAGCGGCGGCTGTTGCTGGAAAGCTTCGGCGCAACGCTGGAGCTCAGCCGGGCCGAGTTCGGCATGCAGGGCACCATCGAGCGCGCGGAAGAACTGGTGGCGGAGCATCCGGATTACTTCATGCCGCAACAGTTCAACAACCCGGCCAACCCGGAGATCCACCGGCAGACCACCGGACCGGAGATCATCTCCGCCATGGAAGGGGATAAAGTGGACGCGTTCATCGCGGGCATCGGCACCGGCGGCACCATCACCGGCGCGGGCGAAGCGTTGAAAGCGCATTACAGTGATACGAAGGTCATCGGCGTCGAGCCGGCTACCAGCGCGGTGTTGTCCGGCCGGGCGGCGGGTCCGCACAAGATCCAGGGCATCGGCGCGGGGTTCAAGCCGAAGGTGCTCAACCTTGACATCGTGGACGACATCCGCCCCATCTCGGACGACGATGCGTTCCGTTATGTTCAGCGACTGGCGAAGGAAGAAGGCCTGCTGACGGGCATCTCCTCCGGCGCGGCGCTGTGCGCGGCTTACCAGGTGGCGGAAAACCTGGGACCGGACCAGAACGTGGTGGTCATTCTCCCCGATACGGGCGAACGCTATTTCAGTTTTTATCAATACTTCTAG
- a CDS encoding radical SAM/SPASM domain-containing protein → MESSQIDFSPTPNNSPYRAYSISWNITKRCNLNCEHCYLDADFRGGFRVDELTTQECYNVIDQIAEVNPNAFLILTGGEPLLRPDIYDITRYAADRKFMVVLGTNGTIINRENAQKIKDAGAHGVGISIDSMDPGKHDQFRGVSKAWEKSMEAFDILNDVGVDFLIQMSVSDMNYKEIPDVIAYAEKIGAVAFNLYFLVCTGRGQGNTDISNAAYEEALKILYQEQMKYKGRLMINSKCAPQYKRVVYENDPDSVYQRTYAGGCPAGTHYSRISPEGDLTPCPFIAESVGNLKSDTFQNLWYNAPLMNQLRERKGLDGKCGSCEFSAMCSGCRARAFAETGNYMAEDPSCDYEPGQHGGKAIELKVEDTLGLEVEYRQKWTPEAKQRLERIPSFARGMVVQGIEKFAAERGVALIDEHVVKKSREEMIEKRGAMFPFLKKFINSEKS, encoded by the coding sequence ATGGAATCCTCTCAGATCGATTTTTCACCGACGCCCAACAACAGCCCCTACCGGGCTTACTCTATATCCTGGAACATCACCAAACGGTGCAACCTCAATTGCGAGCACTGTTACCTGGACGCCGATTTCCGCGGCGGCTTCCGCGTGGACGAATTGACCACGCAGGAATGCTACAACGTGATCGACCAGATCGCCGAGGTCAACCCCAACGCGTTCCTGATCCTGACCGGCGGCGAGCCCTTGTTGCGTCCGGACATCTACGACATCACCCGCTACGCCGCCGACCGCAAGTTCATGGTCGTGCTCGGCACCAACGGCACCATCATCAACCGCGAGAACGCGCAGAAGATCAAGGACGCGGGCGCGCACGGCGTCGGCATCAGCATCGATTCCATGGACCCTGGCAAGCACGACCAGTTCCGCGGCGTGTCGAAAGCGTGGGAGAAGTCGATGGAGGCGTTCGACATTTTGAACGACGTCGGCGTCGATTTCCTCATCCAGATGTCGGTCTCCGACATGAACTACAAAGAGATCCCGGACGTCATCGCCTACGCCGAGAAGATCGGCGCGGTGGCCTTCAACCTCTACTTCCTCGTGTGCACCGGACGCGGCCAGGGCAACACCGACATCAGCAATGCCGCCTACGAGGAAGCGCTCAAGATCCTGTACCAAGAACAGATGAAGTACAAAGGCCGCCTGATGATCAACTCCAAGTGCGCGCCGCAGTACAAACGCGTCGTGTACGAGAACGATCCCGACTCCGTCTATCAGCGCACCTATGCGGGCGGGTGCCCGGCGGGCACGCATTACAGCCGCATCAGCCCGGAAGGCGACCTCACCCCCTGCCCCTTCATCGCCGAATCCGTGGGCAACCTGAAATCCGACACCTTCCAGAACCTGTGGTACAACGCACCGCTGATGAACCAGCTCCGTGAACGCAAAGGCCTCGACGGCAAATGCGGTTCGTGCGAGTTCTCGGCGATGTGTTCCGGCTGCCGGGCGCGGGCGTTCGCCGAGACCGGCAACTACATGGCGGAAGACCCGTCCTGCGATTACGAACCGGGCCAGCACGGCGGCAAGGCCATCGAGCTGAAAGTCGAAGACACGCTGGGCTTGGAAGTGGAGTACCGTCAGAAATGGACGCCGGAGGCGAAGCAGAGGCTGGAGCGCATCCCCTCTTTTGCTCGCGGCATGGTGGTGCAGGGCATCGAGAAGTTCGCCGCCGAACGCGGCGTGGCCTTGATTGACGAGCACGTCGTGAAGAAGTCGCGCGAGGAGATGATCGAAAAACGCGGCGCCATGTTCCCCTTCCTCAAAAAGTTCATCAACTCCGAGAAGAGCTAG
- a CDS encoding FxsA family protein: MSFPVTIVILLFTSVVEVFSLSWLAGVISTINTISWVMFTLLLGVVIGRGYGEEWWDKMQWNLKSREMPAEEVINGAVMRFGSYLLLMPGAVTDFFGLLIIIPQTRFIARAVAAGLFKRKLAKGEKWFFFKEAEAG, translated from the coding sequence GTGAGCTTTCCCGTCACCATTGTCATTCTGCTTTTTACCTCTGTCGTCGAGGTGTTTTCGCTGTCCTGGCTCGCCGGGGTGATCAGCACCATCAACACCATCTCGTGGGTCATGTTCACGCTGCTTCTGGGCGTGGTGATCGGCCGCGGTTACGGCGAGGAGTGGTGGGACAAAATGCAGTGGAACCTGAAGTCGCGCGAGATGCCTGCCGAGGAAGTGATCAACGGCGCGGTGATGCGTTTCGGCAGTTACCTTCTTTTGATGCCCGGCGCGGTGACGGATTTCTTCGGCCTGCTCATCATCATTCCGCAGACCCGCTTCATCGCCCGCGCCGTGGCGGCCGGCCTGTTCAAGCGCAAGCTGGCGAAAGGTGAGAAGTGGTTTTTCTTCAAGGAAGCCGAAGCCGGGTAA
- a CDS encoding septal ring lytic transglycosylase RlpA family protein → MKHKGRLWVMGAVLMGLSACTVIEGTYQVVKGTVKGVYYIGKNAVKVVYYTGKATYKIGEFTFDVVTAPLDWPLMNDEIDTIDGLPVKEAIRLGRVKNAPYTVKGKKYYPMSVEQAKTYTEVGIASWYGQETYDQDDGHMTANGEAFNPDGLSAAHKFLPLPTNVRVTNLENGRSIIVRVNDRGPFPSAHNPRSGSRIIDLSHGAAKRLGFDGKGTVRVKVETVDL, encoded by the coding sequence ATGAAGCACAAGGGGCGGCTTTGGGTGATGGGGGCGGTGCTGATGGGGCTTTCCGCCTGCACGGTCATCGAAGGCACTTACCAGGTGGTGAAGGGGACGGTCAAGGGCGTTTATTACATCGGCAAGAACGCGGTGAAGGTGGTGTACTACACCGGCAAGGCGACGTACAAGATCGGCGAGTTCACCTTCGACGTCGTCACCGCACCGCTTGACTGGCCGCTGATGAACGACGAGATCGACACCATCGACGGGCTGCCGGTAAAGGAAGCCATCCGCCTCGGCCGCGTCAAAAACGCGCCGTACACGGTCAAGGGCAAGAAGTATTATCCCATGAGCGTCGAGCAGGCGAAGACGTACACCGAGGTCGGCATCGCTTCCTGGTACGGGCAGGAGACGTACGACCAGGACGACGGCCACATGACCGCCAACGGCGAGGCGTTCAATCCGGACGGACTCTCCGCCGCTCACAAGTTCCTACCGCTTCCCACCAACGTGCGCGTGACCAATCTCGAAAACGGACGGTCTATCATCGTGCGCGTCAACGACCGCGGTCCGTTTCCAAGTGCGCACAATCCCCGATCGGGTTCGCGCATCATCGATCTCAGCCACGGCGCGGCCAAGCGGCTGGGATTCGACGGCAAGGGTACCGTCCGCGTGAAGGTGGAAACGGTCGATCTGTGA
- the thrC gene encoding threonine synthase, producing MGYVKGLRCKECGKNYEKLPVHVCEYCFGPLEVDYDYEGISKVISRKSIQDGPPSMWRYQPLLPIDGEPQVGRYTGFTPLIEAKNLAKALGLKKVYVKNDSVNHPTFSFKDRVVSVAVTKAKEFGFDTVSCASTGNLANSVSAHAAEAGLKSCIFIPVGLEQGKVLCTQVYGTQLISVRGSYDDVNRLCSEIAGSHQWAFVNINIRAYYGDGSKSYGYEIAEQLGWRTPDNVVVPVAGSSLITKIWKAFHEFKDLGLIDKVNTKVFAAQATGCSPVSTAIKNGWDTHKPVKPDTIAKSIAIGNPADGFYGIKTVRDSGGWGEDVTDEEVIEGMKLLGETEGVFTETAGGVTVAVTKKLVEQGRIKPDELTVVCVTGNGLKTLEALDNKFAEPAVIEPNIHSFEEVYSNGITV from the coding sequence ATGGGATACGTCAAAGGTTTACGTTGTAAAGAATGCGGTAAGAATTACGAAAAACTGCCGGTCCACGTGTGCGAATACTGTTTCGGCCCGCTGGAGGTGGATTACGATTACGAAGGCATCAGCAAGGTCATCAGCCGGAAATCGATTCAGGACGGGCCGCCCTCCATGTGGCGGTACCAGCCGCTGTTGCCGATCGACGGCGAGCCGCAGGTCGGCCGCTACACCGGGTTCACCCCGTTGATCGAGGCCAAGAACCTGGCCAAGGCGCTGGGCCTCAAAAAAGTATATGTGAAGAACGACTCGGTAAACCACCCGACCTTTTCCTTTAAAGACCGGGTGGTCTCCGTGGCGGTGACCAAGGCGAAGGAATTCGGCTTCGACACCGTGTCCTGCGCCTCCACCGGCAACCTCGCCAACTCGGTCTCCGCGCATGCGGCGGAAGCAGGCTTGAAAAGCTGTATTTTCATTCCGGTGGGCCTCGAGCAGGGCAAGGTTCTCTGTACGCAGGTTTACGGCACCCAGCTCATCTCGGTGCGCGGCAGTTATGACGACGTCAACCGCCTGTGCAGTGAGATCGCCGGGTCACACCAGTGGGCGTTCGTCAACATCAACATCCGCGCCTACTACGGCGACGGTTCGAAGTCGTACGGCTACGAGATCGCCGAGCAGCTCGGCTGGCGCACCCCGGACAACGTGGTGGTGCCGGTGGCGGGCAGCTCGCTGATCACCAAAATCTGGAAAGCCTTCCACGAGTTCAAGGACCTGGGCCTCATCGACAAGGTCAACACCAAGGTGTTTGCCGCACAGGCGACGGGATGCTCGCCGGTATCGACAGCCATCAAGAACGGCTGGGACACGCACAAACCGGTGAAGCCCGACACCATCGCCAAGTCCATCGCCATCGGCAACCCGGCCGACGGTTTTTACGGCATCAAGACCGTGCGTGACAGCGGTGGCTGGGGCGAGGACGTGACCGACGAGGAAGTCATCGAGGGCATGAAACTGCTGGGGGAGACCGAAGGCGTGTTCACGGAAACCGCGGGCGGCGTCACCGTGGCGGTGACCAAAAAGCTGGTCGAGCAGGGACGCATCAAGCCTGACGAGCTGACCGTGGTCTGCGTCACCGGCAACGGCCTCAAAACCCTGGAGGCGCTGGACAACAAGTTCGCGGAACCGGCGGTCATCGAACCCAACATTCACAGCTTCGAAGAAGTCTATTCAAACGGTATAACGGTATAA
- a CDS encoding (2Fe-2S) ferredoxin domain-containing protein, with protein MGRFTRHVFICNNQRKEDDPRGCCQSRGAMDLLDHIKKRVHDSGLKGKIRINKAGCLDACQYGPSMVVYPDDVWYSPQTVEDMEEIFTEHLQNGRVVERLVIDFSRK; from the coding sequence ATGGGCCGATTCACCCGCCACGTATTCATCTGCAACAACCAGCGCAAGGAAGACGACCCGCGCGGCTGTTGCCAGTCACGCGGTGCCATGGACCTGCTCGACCACATCAAGAAACGCGTCCACGACAGCGGCCTGAAAGGCAAGATCCGCATCAACAAGGCCGGGTGCCTCGACGCCTGCCAGTACGGCCCCTCCATGGTAGTCTACCCGGACGACGTCTGGTACTCTCCCCAAACGGTGGAAGACATGGAAGAAATCTTCACCGAGCACCTGCAGAACGGCCGCGTTGTCGAGCGGCTGGTCATCGACTTCTCCCGGAAATAA
- a CDS encoding PLP-dependent cysteine synthase family protein, with product MSKLKLSEEVLAPSCPVIMDESVLKKIGNTPLIPIQNLTRDFPDVEIYAKAEWRNAGGSVKSRPALQMIEDGEASGKLTKGKIILDSTSGNTGIAYALIGKIKGYRVKLVMPANVSKERKGLMADFYGAEIVTSSPFEGSDGAILLAREILERDPDAYFMPDQYNNDSNWRAHYLHTANEIWKQTDGRITHFCAGIGTGGTIMGNTRRLRELNPEIKCHPIEPAEELHGIEGLKHMASSIVPGIYKEEELDSKISVATEEAYDMVETLEKEEGILVGHSSAGAMVGALKLAAQIKKGVIVTVFPDSCDTNYINFGKFKEHSETHSTTKPDS from the coding sequence ATGTCTAAGCTCAAGCTATCCGAGGAAGTGCTGGCTCCTTCCTGTCCGGTGATCATGGACGAGTCGGTCTTGAAGAAGATCGGCAACACCCCGCTGATCCCCATTCAGAACCTGACGCGGGACTTTCCGGACGTGGAAATCTACGCCAAGGCCGAATGGCGGAACGCAGGCGGCTCCGTGAAATCCCGGCCCGCCCTGCAGATGATTGAGGACGGCGAGGCTTCCGGCAAGCTGACCAAGGGCAAGATCATCCTCGACTCCACCTCCGGCAACACCGGCATCGCCTACGCCCTCATCGGCAAGATCAAGGGATACCGCGTGAAACTCGTCATGCCCGCCAACGTCAGCAAGGAACGCAAGGGGTTGATGGCCGACTTCTACGGCGCGGAAATCGTCACCTCCAGTCCATTCGAAGGCTCCGACGGCGCGATTCTCCTGGCGCGGGAGATTCTCGAGCGCGACCCCGACGCCTACTTCATGCCGGACCAGTACAACAACGATTCCAACTGGCGCGCGCATTACCTGCACACGGCCAACGAAATCTGGAAACAGACCGACGGCCGCATCACGCACTTCTGCGCGGGCATCGGGACCGGCGGCACCATCATGGGCAACACACGCCGCCTGCGCGAACTGAACCCGGAGATCAAGTGCCACCCCATCGAGCCGGCGGAGGAACTGCACGGCATCGAGGGCCTCAAGCACATGGCCTCGTCCATCGTACCCGGCATCTACAAGGAAGAAGAACTCGACAGCAAGATCAGCGTCGCCACGGAAGAAGCCTACGACATGGTCGAAACGCTGGAAAAAGAGGAAGGCATTCTGGTCGGGCATTCTTCGGCGGGGGCCATGGTGGGAGCGCTCAAACTTGCCGCTCAGATCAAGAAGGGCGTCATCGTCACCGTTTTCCCCGACAGTTGCGACACCAATTACATCAACTTCGGCAAGTTCAAGGAACACTCGGAAACCCACTCCACCACCAAGCCGGACAGTTGA